Proteins encoded within one genomic window of Haloplanus vescus:
- a CDS encoding methyl-accepting chemotaxis protein, which yields MNLLTSIVGAVSQEASTDETARDDETAESDVQFDPGFRTILNHIDTPIFIIDAEGDLILWNRALESLTQEPESEAKSLTQEHGVTGPAFYPDGRRSKTLADKVIEAPEAAHEEYDVPKITDVDYTLYGDESVMIDASGDERHIEFTAAPIYDDGTLVGAVEMVQDRTEDALKQQELEALVDELKATMRDIESGNLGARATLGDVDHIDNDLLDVLGGLNQMATKLEDMIDDVADIADTVSSTSEDLSSTSEEVTSSIQEIEASCGEIVDGADTLAERAEQADTNISNLSASIEEITATTNEVNEQSEYAADLAADGVDEATDAIDQIQNAVEAANRIEDDIETLEGQMDEIGEITDLISDITDETNLLALNANIEAARSANGGDGFGVVANEIKSLAEESQEATEEIEEIIEETQERTTDVTEQIDMATTEITGGASAVEELVDVFDEIDEAVSDASDGMSEISEAVEAQAEEADQVSRVVEETSSMSQQIAGSIQQISSGVEQQSSAMTETAEMAQSLSDSSLNLREQVSRFDTERSVRSE from the coding sequence ATGAATTTACTCACCAGTATCGTGGGGGCTGTCTCTCAGGAGGCGAGTACGGACGAGACGGCTCGCGACGACGAGACGGCCGAATCGGACGTGCAGTTCGACCCGGGCTTTCGGACCATCCTGAACCACATCGACACGCCAATCTTCATCATCGACGCCGAGGGTGACCTCATTCTGTGGAATCGGGCGCTCGAATCCCTGACACAGGAGCCCGAATCGGAGGCGAAGTCGCTCACCCAAGAACACGGGGTCACGGGGCCGGCCTTCTATCCTGACGGCCGCCGGTCGAAGACCCTTGCGGACAAGGTCATTGAGGCACCTGAGGCCGCCCACGAGGAGTACGACGTCCCGAAGATTACGGACGTCGACTACACGCTCTATGGCGACGAGAGCGTGATGATAGACGCCAGCGGCGACGAACGCCACATCGAGTTCACCGCCGCACCGATCTACGACGACGGAACGCTCGTTGGCGCCGTCGAGATGGTCCAGGACCGCACGGAGGACGCCCTCAAACAGCAGGAACTCGAAGCGCTCGTCGACGAACTCAAGGCGACGATGCGCGACATCGAGTCCGGCAACCTCGGCGCCCGCGCCACGCTCGGTGACGTCGATCACATCGACAATGACCTCCTCGACGTGCTGGGCGGCCTCAACCAGATGGCGACCAAGTTGGAGGACATGATCGACGACGTGGCCGACATCGCCGACACCGTGTCGTCGACCAGCGAGGACCTCAGCAGCACCAGCGAGGAGGTGACGAGTTCGATTCAGGAAATCGAAGCCTCCTGTGGCGAAATCGTCGACGGTGCGGACACCCTCGCCGAGCGAGCCGAGCAAGCCGACACGAACATCTCGAATCTCTCGGCGTCTATCGAGGAGATCACCGCGACGACGAACGAGGTCAACGAGCAGTCGGAATACGCGGCCGACCTGGCTGCCGACGGCGTCGACGAGGCGACCGACGCCATCGACCAGATTCAGAACGCGGTCGAGGCCGCGAACCGAATCGAAGACGACATCGAGACGCTGGAAGGGCAGATGGACGAAATCGGTGAGATCACCGACCTCATCTCAGATATCACCGACGAGACGAACCTGCTCGCGCTGAACGCGAACATCGAAGCCGCGCGGTCCGCGAACGGCGGCGACGGGTTCGGCGTCGTCGCCAACGAGATCAAGTCCCTCGCCGAGGAGTCACAGGAGGCGACTGAGGAAATCGAAGAGATAATCGAGGAGACTCAGGAGCGGACGACCGACGTCACCGAGCAAATCGACATGGCGACGACGGAGATTACGGGCGGTGCGAGCGCCGTCGAAGAGCTCGTCGACGTCTTCGACGAAATCGACGAAGCGGTCTCCGACGCCAGCGACGGGATGTCCGAAATCAGCGAGGCCGTCGAAGCACAGGCCGAGGAGGCAGACCAAGTGAGCCGCGTCGTCGAGGAGACGTCCTCGATGTCCCAACAGATCGCCGGATCCATTCAACAGATTTCGAGCGGCGTCGAACAGCAGTCCTCCGCGATGACCGAGACAGCCGAGATGGCCCAGTCGCTGAGCGACTCCAGCCTCAACCTCCGAGAGCAGGTGTCGCGGTTCGATACCGAGCGGTCCGTGCGGTCCGAGTAA
- a CDS encoding PQQ-like beta-propeller repeat protein: protein MHDEENTGTSEATAPPRGNLAWTSDAFTRWLPVTADGDVYIGNVDPDPAPKIVGLDATDGTERWRVSIEEASHYTSAIVGELLVAAYGDRVIALDRESGDREWTTRLAGTVSRTEITAVPEATLVLVPEESGRDASLTALDATTGEQRWSASLVESAVDAPAIREDGVFVAADSELSRFDVADGSRVWQRSVENAALGPRPTETELVVAADGELTVHDADTGEHLRVLDSYEDEVHGVALADGAAYWLTAETLAAIAIDDGTVEWRLEAEGCQAGLCVGQDAIVAPVQYEEFDLETTWPTIAAFDRETGEIRWYYHIDGFDVLFTTPPVLVDGAVYVAANTIDSIGALGDIPPRDESGLF from the coding sequence ATGCACGACGAGGAGAACACGGGAACGTCGGAGGCGACTGCACCGCCGCGCGGGAATCTCGCGTGGACGTCGGACGCGTTCACGCGTTGGCTACCGGTCACGGCCGACGGGGACGTCTACATCGGGAATGTCGACCCGGACCCCGCTCCGAAGATAGTCGGACTCGACGCGACGGACGGCACCGAGCGCTGGCGCGTCAGTATCGAGGAGGCGTCCCACTACACGTCCGCCATCGTGGGGGAGTTGCTAGTTGCCGCGTACGGAGACCGAGTAATCGCGCTCGACCGTGAGTCGGGCGACCGAGAGTGGACAACGCGACTCGCTGGTACCGTCTCGCGTACCGAGATCACGGCCGTTCCCGAGGCGACGCTCGTTCTGGTTCCCGAGGAGTCTGGACGCGACGCGTCTCTCACGGCGCTCGACGCTACGACGGGCGAACAGCGGTGGTCCGCGTCGCTCGTGGAGAGTGCCGTCGACGCTCCCGCGATTCGAGAGGACGGTGTGTTCGTCGCCGCAGATTCGGAACTGTCTCGCTTCGACGTCGCGGACGGGAGCCGAGTGTGGCAGCGGAGCGTCGAGAACGCTGCGCTCGGTCCGAGACCGACCGAGACGGAGCTCGTCGTCGCCGCCGACGGCGAACTCACCGTCCACGACGCCGACACCGGGGAGCATCTCCGGGTACTCGACAGTTACGAGGACGAGGTCCACGGCGTCGCACTCGCAGACGGTGCCGCGTACTGGCTGACTGCCGAGACTCTCGCAGCGATTGCCATCGACGACGGCACCGTCGAGTGGCGACTCGAAGCCGAGGGCTGCCAAGCGGGGCTCTGTGTCGGGCAGGACGCTATCGTCGCTCCCGTTCAATACGAGGAGTTCGACCTCGAAACCACGTGGCCCACGATTGCCGCGTTCGACCGCGAAACGGGAGAGATACGCTGGTATTACCACATCGACGGGTTCGACGTGTTGTTTACGACGCCGCCCGTGTTGGTCGACGGCGCCGTCTACGTCGCCGCCAACACCATCGACAGTATCGGTGCGCTGGGAGACATTCCCCCGAGAGACGAGTCGGGCCTATTCTAA
- a CDS encoding ABC transporter ATP-binding protein, with protein sequence MTDAVIETEGLTKRYGSTVAVDDLDLTVTGDEIYGFLGPNGAGKSTTIGMVMDYVRPTAGRVRVLDGDPRADAVEIHDRLGILPDRYDLYDGHTARQHLDFVIDTKRASDAPEQLLARVGLDDSSDQAVDTFSQGMEQRLALAMALVGDPELLVLDEPFTGLDPHGVRTVREIVHEENDRGAAVFFSSHVLGQVELVCDRVGILHHGRLVAQGTVDELRERTDVGGDASVEEVFVSITDETAATDGRATEGR encoded by the coding sequence GTGACCGACGCGGTCATCGAGACTGAAGGCCTCACGAAGCGGTACGGGTCGACGGTCGCAGTCGACGACCTCGACCTCACGGTCACCGGAGACGAAATCTACGGCTTCCTCGGGCCGAACGGCGCCGGGAAGTCAACGACCATCGGGATGGTCATGGACTACGTTCGCCCCACGGCGGGCCGCGTGCGCGTCCTCGATGGTGACCCCCGAGCCGACGCCGTCGAGATACACGACCGGTTGGGCATCCTCCCGGACCGGTACGACCTCTACGACGGTCACACCGCCCGCCAGCACCTCGACTTTGTCATTGACACGAAGCGCGCGAGCGACGCCCCCGAGCAGTTGTTGGCCCGCGTCGGCCTCGACGATTCGAGCGACCAAGCCGTCGACACGTTCTCGCAAGGGATGGAGCAACGGCTGGCGCTCGCGATGGCGCTCGTCGGCGACCCCGAGCTACTCGTCCTCGACGAACCGTTCACCGGGCTCGACCCCCACGGCGTCAGGACGGTCCGCGAAATCGTTCACGAGGAGAACGACCGCGGGGCGGCCGTCTTCTTCTCCAGCCACGTCCTCGGACAGGTCGAACTCGTCTGTGACCGCGTCGGCATCCTCCACCACGGGCGCCTCGTCGCACAGGGCACCGTCGACGAACTCCGTGAGCGAACGGACGTCGGCGGGGACGCCTCCGTCGAGGAGGTGTTCGTCTCGATAACCGACGAGACAGCCGCAACCGACGGGCGAGCCACGGAGGGACGATGA
- a CDS encoding ABC transporter permease subunit translates to MRWSPLARKEARTVATSKGIWLLAVLLVPWGYRPSYVGWDGLGANITAGYVQLAGTGLLPLGVLLLSYQSIVGERTSGSLKFTLGLPLTRTDVLLGTVVGRTVGIAGPVTLSFLVLAGIGLLDHGAFDPLPFLGVVLVTLLYVGVLVSIAVSVSAMVERTVTAAGAVFGLVFLPFVVFWSRLATVVFSAATGTAVNPFEPPASGPLFLLHRLNPGGAYHVVSNWVLGVGNSANTYSTVLSELQPQVSTNALVVEATFQPGAVPGYLHESVGVLVLLAWLVAPLGLARLVFSRGDVA, encoded by the coding sequence ATGCGTTGGTCCCCCCTCGCTCGCAAGGAAGCCCGGACAGTCGCAACGTCGAAGGGAATCTGGCTCCTCGCCGTCCTCCTCGTGCCGTGGGGCTATCGGCCGAGTTACGTCGGCTGGGACGGCCTCGGGGCAAACATCACGGCCGGCTACGTACAACTCGCCGGGACGGGGCTTCTCCCACTCGGCGTGTTGCTGTTGAGCTACCAATCCATCGTCGGCGAACGAACCTCGGGGAGTCTCAAGTTCACCCTCGGACTCCCGCTGACGCGGACGGACGTGCTCCTCGGAACGGTCGTCGGCCGAACCGTCGGCATCGCCGGGCCCGTCACGCTCTCCTTCCTCGTACTGGCCGGCATCGGCCTCCTCGACCACGGCGCGTTCGACCCGCTTCCCTTTCTCGGCGTCGTCTTGGTGACGCTTCTCTACGTGGGCGTCCTCGTCTCCATCGCCGTGTCAGTCTCCGCGATGGTCGAGCGAACCGTCACGGCCGCGGGCGCCGTCTTCGGCCTCGTGTTCCTGCCGTTCGTCGTGTTCTGGTCACGGCTCGCGACGGTGGTCTTCTCGGCGGCGACTGGGACCGCCGTCAATCCGTTCGAGCCACCGGCTTCGGGGCCGCTGTTCCTCTTGCATCGGCTCAATCCGGGTGGCGCGTACCACGTCGTCTCGAACTGGGTGCTCGGCGTCGGGAACTCGGCGAACACGTACAGCACCGTCCTCAGCGAACTCCAGCCACAGGTGTCGACGAACGCGCTGGTCGTCGAAGCGACGTTTCAGCCGGGAGCGGTCCCCGGCTATCTCCACGAGTCGGTCGGCGTGCTCGTGCTGTTGGCGTGGCTGGTCGCACCGCTCGGACTCGCTCGCCTCGTCTTCTCGCGGGGTGATGTGGCGTGA
- a CDS encoding thioredoxin family protein, whose translation MALQESDSELETGDAAPDFELPGVDGETYTLDSFDTDALLVVFTCNHCPYAQAKFDLLNDVAREDDVTVVGINANDAEEYPEDSVEKMQEFVETGRVAYDAYLRDESADVARAYGAVCTPDPFLFRREDGEYRLAYHGRLDDAMGPDEEATEFYIRQAIDSVRAGEAVDIDPGPSRGCGIKWP comes from the coding sequence ATGGCACTCCAAGAGTCCGACTCCGAACTCGAGACGGGCGACGCCGCGCCCGACTTCGAACTGCCCGGCGTCGACGGCGAGACGTACACGCTCGACTCCTTCGACACCGACGCCTTGCTCGTCGTGTTCACGTGTAACCACTGCCCGTACGCGCAGGCGAAGTTCGACTTGCTCAACGACGTGGCACGCGAGGACGACGTGACCGTCGTCGGCATCAACGCCAACGACGCCGAGGAGTACCCCGAGGACTCCGTCGAGAAGATGCAGGAGTTCGTCGAGACGGGCCGCGTCGCCTACGACGCGTACCTCCGCGACGAGTCGGCGGACGTGGCGCGAGCCTACGGCGCCGTCTGCACCCCCGACCCCTTCCTCTTCCGGCGCGAGGACGGCGAGTATCGCCTCGCCTACCACGGCCGCCTCGACGACGCGATGGGCCCGGACGAAGAGGCGACCGAGTTCTACATCCGGCAGGCCATCGATTCGGTCCGTGCGGGCGAAGCGGTCGACATCGACCCCGGCCCGTCGCGTGGCTGTGGCATCAAGTGGCCCTGA
- a CDS encoding EamA family transporter: MNYVQWSILALLSYSGVAPLIGFATTGDPKIPSFVAALISNGLLVVATIGVVLYEGQSVATYLTHPKSPYLYLAGVCLAVGILAYYRALSLGPVSAVVPIFGTFLVVSSVFGILFLNESLTARKAAGIGFAMVGIYLVSV; this comes from the coding sequence ATGAACTACGTCCAGTGGTCGATTCTGGCGCTGTTGTCGTACTCGGGTGTGGCACCGCTGATCGGGTTCGCGACGACGGGCGACCCGAAGATTCCGAGCTTCGTCGCCGCGCTCATCAGCAACGGACTGCTCGTGGTCGCCACCATCGGCGTCGTCCTCTACGAGGGGCAGTCAGTGGCGACGTATCTCACGCATCCGAAATCGCCGTATCTCTACCTCGCGGGCGTCTGCCTCGCCGTCGGCATCCTCGCGTACTACCGGGCGCTCTCGCTCGGCCCCGTCAGCGCCGTCGTCCCCATCTTCGGCACGTTCCTCGTCGTCAGCTCCGTCTTCGGCATCCTCTTTCTGAACGAATCGCTGACGGCGCGCAAAGCGGCCGGCATCGGCTTCGCGATGGTCGGTATCTACCTCGTGTCGGTGTAG
- a CDS encoding carbohydrate kinase family protein, producing MPYDELADRLSTPLDPVRVGAFPDGSVDDYHRIRAGESSVDSREAFAAEITAGRDSFVRDHVATDAGGQSVNAARQAAALGDDVCLAGHLDHAVFDFDFETVSMGAPASVHVTLFDADDVMFVEESADLETWSFAELRAALGERLDTFLERDALCCTNWASVPGLGSAFDEIAARDPDGNVFCVDPGPISTAQAGDLLDALERLDGAYDTVLSVNEDEAGRLAETVDRGDADPTSAAALDAIRAAASAAGVVVHGVDAATATTPDGRVSVPTLETERTLTETGAGDRFSGGLARSLGAGWEWDVALAMGNACAGHYVSGQGTGGVAELRDRVLADRPR from the coding sequence ATGCCGTACGACGAACTCGCCGACCGTCTGTCGACTCCACTCGACCCAGTTCGCGTCGGCGCCTTCCCCGACGGGAGCGTCGACGACTACCACCGCATCCGGGCCGGCGAGTCGTCGGTCGACTCGCGGGAGGCGTTCGCCGCCGAAATCACCGCTGGACGCGACTCGTTCGTCCGCGACCACGTTGCGACCGACGCGGGCGGCCAGTCGGTGAACGCGGCCCGACAGGCGGCGGCGCTCGGCGACGACGTCTGCCTCGCGGGCCATCTCGACCACGCCGTCTTCGACTTCGACTTCGAGACGGTGTCGATGGGGGCGCCCGCGAGCGTTCACGTCACCCTCTTCGATGCCGACGACGTGATGTTCGTCGAGGAGTCCGCCGACCTCGAAACGTGGTCGTTCGCGGAGCTACGGGCCGCACTCGGCGAACGACTCGACACCTTCCTCGAACGCGATGCGCTCTGTTGCACCAACTGGGCGTCGGTGCCGGGACTGGGGTCGGCGTTCGACGAGATTGCAGCGCGCGACCCGGACGGGAACGTGTTCTGTGTCGACCCGGGCCCCATCTCGACGGCGCAAGCGGGCGACTTGCTCGACGCCCTCGAACGACTGGACGGCGCCTACGACACCGTGTTGAGCGTGAACGAAGACGAGGCGGGGCGATTGGCCGAGACTGTGGACCGCGGGGACGCCGACCCGACGAGCGCGGCGGCACTGGACGCGATTCGGGCGGCGGCGTCCGCGGCGGGCGTCGTCGTCCACGGCGTCGACGCCGCGACGGCGACGACGCCGGACGGCCGCGTGTCGGTGCCGACGCTCGAAACGGAGCGCACGCTGACCGAGACGGGCGCGGGTGACCGATTCAGCGGGGGCCTCGCTCGGTCGCTCGGCGCCGGGTGGGAGTGGGACGTCGCCCTCGCGATGGGCAACGCCTGTGCCGGCCACTACGTCTCGGGACAGGGAACCGGCGGGGTGGCGGAACTCCGCGACCGAGTGCTGGCCGACCGGCCCCGATAG
- a CDS encoding DUF58 domain-containing protein, with protein MIDPDFLDELGRFEASLDQQTTAIKKGEQESPNVGEGLTFSDYRRYAPGDDTRLIDWRLYARTEEFYIKQFEEERNLTVHVLLDASASMDFGDGDERKFDFGAKLGLGYAYLVAEAHDDFRFSLFRERHERIDTGKSTRGEVLALIDRLNESAVDGETDFETALTEYASSIRSRSLVVVVTDGIGDLDGLETGLASLAGNEVVLVQVLSPDELDPDVAGDTIFEDLETDRSRRTYFGGRLAETYRTRVDEFVDDVGDRAEDLRLTHRLVATDEDFFDAFTSIWVG; from the coding sequence ATGATAGACCCCGACTTCCTCGACGAACTCGGCCGCTTCGAGGCGTCGCTGGACCAGCAGACGACGGCGATAAAGAAGGGGGAACAGGAGTCGCCGAACGTCGGCGAGGGACTGACCTTCAGCGACTACCGCCGCTACGCCCCCGGCGACGACACGCGACTCATCGACTGGCGGCTCTACGCCCGCACGGAGGAGTTCTACATCAAGCAGTTCGAGGAGGAGCGCAACCTGACGGTCCACGTCCTCCTCGACGCGAGTGCGTCGATGGACTTCGGCGACGGGGACGAACGCAAGTTCGACTTCGGCGCCAAACTCGGCCTCGGCTACGCATATCTCGTCGCCGAAGCCCACGACGACTTCCGCTTCTCGCTGTTTCGGGAGCGCCACGAGCGCATCGACACGGGGAAGTCGACCCGCGGCGAGGTGTTGGCGCTCATCGACCGCCTCAACGAATCGGCGGTCGACGGCGAGACGGACTTCGAGACGGCGCTGACGGAGTACGCATCGTCGATTCGGTCCCGGTCGCTCGTCGTCGTCGTCACCGACGGCATCGGTGACCTCGACGGCCTCGAGACGGGACTGGCCTCGCTCGCAGGCAACGAAGTCGTCCTCGTGCAGGTGCTCTCGCCGGACGAACTCGACCCCGACGTGGCTGGCGACACCATCTTCGAAGATTTGGAGACGGACCGCTCGCGCCGAACCTACTTCGGCGGTCGCTTGGCCGAGACGTATCGCACCCGCGTCGACGAGTTCGTCGACGACGTGGGCGACCGGGCGGAGGACCTCCGACTCACGCACCGACTGGTGGCGACCGACGAGGACTTCTTCGACGCCTTCACCTCCATCTGGGTCGGGTAG
- a CDS encoding AAA family ATPase — protein MSDDTDIDRLQQRLEGVREEVGKRIVGQHEVLERLLVCILADGNALLESNPGLGKTTMVRTVADVTDLDFSRVQNTPDLMPSDITGTEIIRESEGNREFVFEKGPIFANVVLADEINRATPKTQAALLEAMQEKQVTAAGETYDLPRPFFVLATQNPIDQEGTYPLPEAQTDRFLLKLVLDYPSYEEEQDIVRLYTEGGGGSVPPVEKVLTREEIRQIQSLVREVPIADDVRDRAIQLVRATREAETVEFGASPRASMGLVLTAKARAFLHGRNHVSWEDVEAMAPPVLRHRILLDFRAEREGLTTDDVIADLVDEV, from the coding sequence ATGAGCGACGACACAGACATCGACCGGCTACAGCAACGACTCGAAGGCGTCCGCGAGGAGGTCGGCAAGCGCATCGTCGGCCAACACGAGGTGCTCGAACGCCTCCTCGTCTGCATCCTCGCGGACGGGAACGCCCTCCTCGAAAGCAACCCCGGTCTCGGGAAGACGACGATGGTCCGGACCGTCGCGGACGTGACCGACCTCGACTTCTCGCGGGTGCAGAACACGCCCGACCTGATGCCCTCGGACATCACGGGTACCGAAATCATCCGGGAGTCGGAGGGGAACCGCGAGTTCGTCTTCGAGAAAGGTCCCATCTTCGCGAACGTCGTCCTCGCCGACGAAATCAACCGCGCGACGCCGAAGACACAGGCGGCGTTGCTCGAAGCAATGCAGGAAAAGCAGGTGACGGCGGCCGGTGAGACCTACGACCTCCCGCGGCCCTTCTTCGTCCTCGCGACCCAGAACCCCATCGACCAGGAGGGGACGTACCCACTGCCTGAGGCCCAGACGGACCGCTTCCTCCTGAAGCTCGTCCTCGATTACCCCTCCTACGAGGAGGAACAGGACATCGTCCGACTCTACACCGAAGGCGGCGGCGGGTCGGTCCCGCCGGTCGAGAAGGTACTCACGCGCGAGGAGATACGGCAGATTCAGTCGCTCGTCCGTGAGGTGCCCATCGCCGACGACGTGCGTGACCGGGCGATTCAGTTGGTGCGAGCGACTCGCGAGGCGGAGACGGTCGAATTCGGCGCGAGTCCGCGCGCGAGCATGGGACTGGTGCTCACCGCGAAGGCGCGGGCGTTCCTCCACGGCCGCAACCACGTCTCGTGGGAGGACGTGGAGGCGATGGCGCCGCCGGTCCTCCGGCACCGCATCCTCCTCGATTTCCGCGCGGAGCGTGAGGGACTGACGACCGACGACGTCATCGCCGACCTCGTCGACGAGGTATGA
- a CDS encoding DUF7502 family protein, protein MQRIRRALREIRREGWKVAVIYAIVDATLATLLANLLVTVLGGVPGLPARVPIPEAVRRVLRETAGITLAEPTVSSAAVVGVAVGCLVFGADVALRVRRPLVEQFEAANPELAESLRTARDAVRADRHSRMARRLYEGVLDDLKQSSSIGLLDLRRIAVSVLLITALSVGTIQLAVVDLSIAGLGPQPGATAPDGGTDTEYGGLQDGSSILGEPEDVPEGEEDLDTTIDTSGSGSGGGTDASATAYEDSGFAGADTVESQRAGYTESEQLEDAELIREYNLRIREETDDE, encoded by the coding sequence ATGCAACGCATACGCCGCGCGCTCCGAGAGATTCGACGCGAGGGGTGGAAGGTGGCGGTCATCTACGCCATCGTCGACGCGACGCTGGCGACGCTGCTCGCGAACCTTCTCGTGACGGTGCTGGGCGGCGTGCCGGGCCTCCCGGCCCGCGTGCCGATTCCCGAGGCGGTCCGTCGCGTCCTGCGCGAGACGGCGGGCATCACGCTCGCGGAGCCGACGGTGTCGAGCGCCGCCGTCGTCGGCGTCGCCGTCGGCTGCCTCGTCTTCGGCGCCGACGTGGCGTTGCGGGTCCGGCGCCCCCTCGTCGAGCAGTTCGAGGCGGCGAATCCCGAACTCGCGGAGTCGCTCCGGACCGCCCGCGACGCGGTTCGCGCGGACCGTCACTCCCGGATGGCCCGGCGGCTCTACGAGGGCGTCCTCGATGACCTCAAGCAGTCCTCAAGCATTGGCTTGCTCGACCTGCGCCGCATCGCGGTATCCGTCCTCCTCATCACGGCGCTGAGCGTGGGGACGATTCAGTTGGCGGTCGTCGACCTCTCGATTGCCGGCCTCGGACCACAGCCGGGAGCGACGGCCCCGGACGGCGGCACCGACACGGAGTACGGCGGTCTGCAGGACGGGTCGTCCATCCTCGGGGAACCCGAGGACGTTCCGGAGGGCGAGGAGGACCTCGACACAACCATCGACACCAGCGGATCGGGGAGCGGCGGCGGGACGGACGCGTCGGCGACGGCCTACGAGGACAGCGGGTTCGCGGGGGCAGACACCGTCGAGAGCCAGCGGGCGGGCTACACCGAGAGCGAGCAACTGGAAGACGCGGAGCTGATTCGAGAGTACAACCTGCGGATACGAGAGGAGACCGACGACGAATGA
- a CDS encoding chromosome partitioning protein: MSLIGRSINLALALLVCVSVAGTAGATLYYQESVEQLDSENSDLEQRNEQLREDLEETRQELQATRERLRELNESLETTRSDVGQVSENLEETEGQLESTEDELSSTRQDLQAAQNRVQELEGRVETLEDRNQELQTRANNLESTNQDLRAERDDLQQDVDELSDEVNRLESDVSELRTRNEQLRQENEQLRDALAEACAAIPPNETKPSEC; this comes from the coding sequence ATGAGCCTCATCGGTCGGTCGATTAATCTGGCGCTCGCCCTCCTCGTCTGCGTGTCCGTCGCGGGCACGGCAGGTGCGACGCTCTACTACCAAGAGTCGGTCGAGCAACTCGACTCCGAGAACAGCGACCTGGAACAGCGGAACGAACAGCTGCGCGAGGACCTCGAAGAGACGCGACAGGAGCTCCAAGCGACGCGCGAACGCCTGCGCGAGCTGAACGAGAGCCTCGAAACCACCCGGAGCGACGTCGGGCAGGTGTCGGAGAATCTCGAAGAGACCGAGGGACAGCTAGAGTCGACGGAAGACGAACTGTCTTCGACCCGGCAGGACCTCCAAGCCGCCCAGAATCGCGTCCAAGAGCTGGAGGGTCGCGTCGAAACCTTGGAAGACCGGAATCAGGAGCTGCAAACGAGGGCCAACAACCTCGAATCCACCAACCAGGACCTGCGCGCGGAGCGCGACGACCTCCAGCAGGACGTGGACGAACTGAGCGACGAAGTGAACCGGCTCGAATCTGATGTCAGCGAACTACGGACAAGGAACGAACAACTCCGACAAGAAAACGAGCAACTTCGAGATGCACTCGCGGAGGCCTGTGCTGCCATCCCACCGAACGAGACCAAACCGAGTGAGTGCTGA